Sequence from the Camelus bactrianus isolate YW-2024 breed Bactrian camel chromosome 21, ASM4877302v1, whole genome shotgun sequence genome:
ttCCCTAGGTGGAACAGTCTCTTaaagtgatctgagaggctgcctcctgggttcgagtcctcagaaagtccgcTGAAtgaaacataactctcagcttaCAGGTTGTGCGTTTTATTTCAGGTGACAGCAGGATGCAGGCCATCTAGAGAGGCGAGCAGCCTCAGAGCATGGGGTCCTCTAGGAAAATGAGATTGGCACCAAGGTGTGGGGGTGGTTAAAGCAAAAGTAGATGCTCCATAGACTGCAGGCCGGCTCAGAAAGCATGAGAGTGACCATGAGGTGCAGGCTTGATAGTTGTCATtggctcagtaatttcatatgctaacaagtgggaggattattccaaatacccctctggggaaggggctgggattcccaggaattgagcCATCACCCACTTGTTGACCTTTTATGATTAGCCTTGGAAACTTTATGGCACCTGCAGgagtgtcatttagcatgctaatatattataatgagcatataacgaagctcagggtctactggaagtcaaattttctaccatcttgggcctcaaggtctactgggggttgaatctccTGTCACCTTGGTGGTAACtgctatgtcattcttttaatggttgtgccctaccccttccctcttgtctcaGTTCCACCACCATCAGAGCCAGCAAGGAATCCCCGGCTGGTAGAACCAGCAGGCCAGTGGGCAGGAAGCCTCCTGGCTCCTCAAGGGATGTTCTGAAATTCACTTAGGAACTGTGGAGCTCCACCCTTAAGGGTCCGAGGCCTATCCTATCCTGGAGAACAAGGCCCCAGAGCTGGTAGTAAAGGATGTTAACAAGGAGTAGCCAGTAAGGTTAAAGAAATAACAGGAAAGAAAGCATCTCAAGAAAGAGTGATCAATTATGTCAGATCCTCCTGAGAAGACTATTAGATTTGGAgtaggattgcattaaatccgtaGATCTTTTGGAGgcgtgggtggtggtggtggtgccaATTCTGACATCATTACAATGTTGACTTCTCTAACTCATGAACATGCTGTCACTCTCAACAACGTCACACTTTTCTCTCTAGAagtcttattcatctttttagatttattcctaggtccTTCATTTTTGTGAgttattgtaaatggtattagAATCTTAAGTGATTACCACCAATGTCATAGTTACAACTGTATAAAAACTGAAAGACCCTAAGCAAGCTGTACATTAAGGTTGACAATGGAAAGcaggatgtcaaaaagaaaacacaagtaaGTTGAAAATTTGGGCTTCCACAAGTTCTTTTAGGTATAGACGCCTTTGTTAGTGCACACTGGCAGTGAAATTGGAGCCAAAGAATTGTTTGCTGTCCTTTATTCCTCATATCTTTGTATGTTTCTAAGTATGGAGTCAAACCCCCCCAAAGGGTAAGAAGTTCATCTTTCTGCCTTGGCCTCTCATCTCCATATCACACTAAGCACATGTTATTCCTTAACCCTTTGACTTAGGATGGAAGAGAATAACTTGAGAAGCATGTGGTAAAGGGAGAGATTCCCAAACATGGTATGTGAGTTCATGGAGATAGAAACTCTCCAAGAAAGGCTAGGATAATTGATTTACACATTTTGGAGAAGTTCCCCACACATGTGttctctgaaaagatactttcattTTGAGGAAGAAATGGCATGCTCTCCAGTGAAACAGCAATCATCTGGAGTCTGGCTGTGACTTTGAGGACAACCAACCTTTCTGGACTAGCATGTGCAAATCATTTATAGTGGGAAATACTAAAGTTCCAATGATTATAAGAGTAAAACGACTGTGACTATTCTTCCTGGCAGGAGGAAATTATTCTACATACACGGACTTACAGGCCTGAGTCTTTTAGATTGAGTTGGCGGACAGAAATACAACCATATACAATCACCCCACAGCAGCACAGAGATGTCCAAGTAAACGCATTTGACCCTTCCTGGTGGTGCAGAAGGGTGTTGGGTTCTTAAAGTCTTCTGAGTAAGACACTGTAtagtgtgttaggaaagggtgcaGGCTCTTAAGACAGATCGTCTCCCAGCCCTGCTCTTTGTCAGCACTGCCACTAGGGCAAGGTTTTTGAACTTtctatgcttcagttttctcagctttaGATTGAGAGTAATAGTAATGCTTACTTCATAATGGTTTTTTGAAAGGTAAATgagtaaatacatataaaattcttAGATTATTGCTTGACACAATGTTAGTTGATGTTGGAAGTAGGGAATGCCTGTTGAGGGCTATGGAACTTTTTCATCTCTAACGTACAGTGGAAATACCTACTAATTCAATCTAGTTTACTGAACATATGTTGCATTTTTCCCATCTTCCACCCCAAATTCCTAGAAGTGATAGAAAATTGACCAAAAAAATGGCAGATGGAATAAGGGTGAAGAGTGTAagaacagggaactatgttcagtatcttgtataacctataatgaaaaagaatatgaaaacgaatataggtATGCGTATGTGTGACTGAACTGTTATGCtgaataccagaaattgacacattgtgaactgactatacttcaataaaaaaaaaaagtacaataaacatcttggaaattttaaatttggtTACTAATGCAAAAATTCAACAGTAGGACTAAGTCCAGAATAGAATCAGTATAGCTGGAAAAAATGTGGGAGCTGAAAGATGAAGCCCAGAGATTCCCCCACAATGTCaaataaaagatacaaagatagaaaatatgaaaaaagttaTATGACATGGATGATAGATTCAGATGTTCCAAAATTCACCCACTAGGAGTTTGAGGAGAGAatagaaataatgtaaaaaataaaatataggtcTACCAAATAAAGCTCACTGCTTGTGCACTGCACAGCCTCAGGAGCACCGTTTCAATTATAATCTTTGTGaacagtgtcccctgcagctgTGCAGTGCACAGCCCAGCTGTCATACATGGGGCTCCTGAGCGAATGAAAGGAGACTACTTCACAGAATATGTATCTGCAGACGGCAAGGTCTCATTAAATGCAGCTCATATAGAGATGAATTAAAAGTACCTTTACCTAGAGACATGGTGATAAAATTCCAAAACACAAGAGTTAAGGAGAAAATTCtaaaaacactcagaaaattCTTACAAAGATATAGGAGTCAAATTTATGTCAGACTTCTCATTTGGACAACATTGGATAGAAGACAATGAATCCATATTCTTTTAAATCtagggaaaataattttgaagataGCTCTGGGGCAAAGCTGTGTAATGTATGTTACCTGTCCCATGTGAATGTAAACTGTTCGCGATTCAGATAGAAATGAGTGTACCCACCAAATCATCAGTCACATACCACATACCTAAGGCCGTGTCAGCTTGCTCTAGTAAAGCTCCCGTGTCTGGCATGGCAGCTTACAACTGTGGCCACTAATGAGCTGAGCTTGCAGTCACCTCCAGGGTCCACCTAAATTCAAGGGCCAGGCTGTTTAATAAAATACAGGCATTATGGGGGCCACTTCCCTCCTTTAGACTTGCACTGTCTAGCATGGTAACCTCTAGCTACATGTGGtgatttaaattcaaattaattaaagttaaaaattcagCTCTTGTCACACTAGCTGTATTTAAAGTGCTCAGTAACCACATGTGGCTTGTGGCTGCTGTACTGACAGCACAGATACAGAATGTTTCCATCATTGTGCAAACTTCGATTGGACAGTGTGGATCTTTAACGGATGTGATTACTCTCTGCCATCAACCCTAGTATACAGTATTGGTTTAGATTTGCTATCTTGGTTGGGATTGATAGGAAGAGTCCCCAACAAAGATGCTTAGATAAGCAAAGTCCCTCTTACTCCATGTTCCCAGTGCAGCAGGGAGAGGAGTGAAGCAGCCCAGGAAAGCAAGCACGCGCTCCCCGGCGGGGAGTGATCCTGTAGTGGATACGGGTACAAGTTCATCAGTCTGCCCTTCTCCTGCTTGTTACTCTACCTGTTAGGAGTCTTGAGTAAGGAGACATGCCAAATGTGATAAATTTGCCTTTTAGATCAATTTTAGGAAGGGCACTAGtttaaaaatgagatatttgTCTGAAAGTCATGACAGAAGATTAAACTGTCATTTTTATAGGTTTCTATGCATATCACAGTCCATTCACCAGCCcttgaaaagatggaaaaaaagacAATCAATGTCAATGACATTTGACCTGACCCAGGCCACGCCCATTTCTACAGCTGCAGCACTCCCAGGATCTGATATTTAAGGCTCCTTATCTTAATATCACACACTTCTGGGATGCACCCTCCCCCCAATCCAACCACTTCCTTGTTTGCAACACTGGAAAAGCAGTACTTCAAACTAGGCTGAAAAAgctctaatctcattgttttggTCACAAATATAACATTCATTGGCTCAAGGGAAGCTGTCAAGTGCAGTACTTTATCTGCTCCTCTCAGAATTTTTGAATGTCTAACAGTTATTGTAACTGGGCCAATAATTATTAAGAGCAACTAAAAGCATTCCAGGTTAAAggagcaagaaaaaaattaggaaaaaccggaggaaaaaaaaaatctcattggaGTATTTGAACCTGCCATCCTCACACCAGTTTTCTAGTGTTCTATGCTCTGGGGAATCGTCAACAAACTTTGAGAGCTATTTTGTATCAGGCACTGGGATAGCCTTTGTGAAAGATCTCAAGTAGTATAAAAAGCTGGACCCTACCCTCTAGAAGACAAACATAAGAAAACATAAAgccaatgaaaatgaaatttaggaACAAGGCTACAGAATTCACAAAGCTACACTATTAACTTTAAATTCATTGTGCAGAGAATAGAGCCTtaagatttaaaatgaaaaagactccCCCATGAACAAAGATAGGATGGGAAGGCTTCACAGGGTGAGATCTGAGCAAGAGTTTAAAGAACTGGCAGGATGATAGGCTCTGAGGAGCCTAGAGAATGACAAACTGTACAGCGCAGAAGACTGACACAACCAAAGcacaaaggaagagaaatccTTTAAGATGCATTAAAGGCCGCTTTAGCTAGCTAGAGGTCTGGGGGAAATGAGTAATTGAAGAAGGTACATTTTGGCCAGTTGGTAGAAGGCTTTTAGTTTCAGGATAAGGAGTTGAGGCTTAATCCTTTAGTGAGTGGATAAATGGGCCAACTGACAATGCTTTAATAAATCTGAAAGATGGTGAGAAACATGGTCCCTAGTCCTCAGGGAGAAGAGTCCCTGGCCTTTAGGATCCTAGCTAAGGGGAACAACAGACTGACAGGTTGACTGGCTACAGGACACACCACCCTGGCCTTCTCATTcttagggtgatttttttttttccctatcatAAACTGTACTGTATAATGGTTTATCTTCTTTCAACTGGAAATTTTAGGTTCTCAGCTGAGTCATCTCTGGTAGCCTCCAGGGAAAGATGACTCACAGAGAATCTCAATTTCccagtgaaaaaaagaaatcagatacaGCCCACTTTATACAACTTTTAATTGGATGTAAATTTGAACTCCTACATTATAAATTACTAAACTTCATTTTAAGCACAAAGTGATGTAAATTCCCCCAAATTTACAAAGAATGGCTTAATTTCCAAGTTTGACTGTCAAGTGAATTAGAAACTAAGATTTTCTAGATTTCCTCAAGAGTATATTTTATTTGGTAAAAATATCCAGCCTTTTGTGAACTTGatactgctcttaaaaaaaaaaaaaaaaaagtctattattaaaaaaaaaaaaaatccagccttTGTCAGGATTAGTCTTGAGTTATGCAAGATTTGAACTGAGAGGGCTTCAGAAATTTATACTTGTTAATTGTGCTCTTTTGTATATATGACccccaaatctgttttttaaaaatacacctgAAAACACTAAAACCCACTTCCCCTAGACGCGACCTTATCAGAAAGCTTTAGGAGAGGCAACTGAAGTATGTTTAGAAAGCATGGAGTGATTCTCACAACCAGGAAAGTTTGTTACAGAACCAAGACAAGGTCCTTGCCCTGGAGGAGGTAATTTTCCTGTGGAATTTAAATAATCACAGTAAATTATGAACTGCTCAGCTTCACCAAGGGCAACAACACTGGCTGGGTAGGGACTGGGGAAAGGTTTGACCTAAATAAAGATTAAATCCTGAAgggccaaaaacaaaaacaaaaaaacccaaaaaccctgAAGGTAAGGGAAGTCTTTGGGCGCTGGGTCTTTCAACCTTGGCGCCACAGTTGACGTTATGGACCAGATAATTCTTGGCTGTGAGGACTGTCCTATGCAGCCTCTGTGGCCTCTACCCACCAGGTACCAGTAGCGCTCCTCCCCCCACATGACAATTAAAattgtctccagatattgccaaatgtcccaCAGAGTTGAGGGGCAAAATATAGTTGAGGATTGCTGGACTCAAAAGAAGTTAGGGGAGGCTAAGTTGAGATTTACAGACAGGCCAACATACATCACCTGGCTACACTGAGAAAAGTTTGTGACAGACACCTAGAGGTATATGTTAAGAATATATAGACTTTAATAAACGGCAGGGACTAGGGAACTAAGAGCTCTGTGCTCTAGAATAAAGTAAATCCTAGTTTGTTTACTAccttaatagtaataaaaatgtaaGACTCTGGAAACATTTAAGGACAAACAGATGAAACAGTAGGACAGGCTAGTCATCCTCCCccacatcaaaaaacaaaaaaccaaacttcTGCAAAAGGGGGTCGCTTATCCCTGCTATCTGTACCTAGGCTCCCATTGAGGGCTCAGACTAGGTAGGAGCCACATTGAGAACTAGTTACTCATTTATACCAGCAAGAGTTGTACTGCTAGGCGACACTACCAGACTGTAGGAGGATCCAAATTTTAACAGCCACCGCAATATTCATCACGGCCCCAAACGAAAACCAAATTCAAGTCCACTTACGACCACAGGCCCACCCCACCTAACCAAAAGCTAACCAACCTTCTACCAAGTGTTTACAGCCACTTTCTCTGATAACTTAAGtggctctgaaaagagcctttgGGGTTAAGTAAATAATCTATTTCGTCCCTTGCGCGCTCTTACTTCGAACTGGTGTACTTGGTGACGGCCTTGGTACCCTCGGACACGGCGTGCTTGGCCAGCTCGCCGGGCAGCAGCAGGCGCACGGCCGTCTGGATCTCCCGGGACGTGATGGTCGAGCGCTTGTTGTAGTGCGCCAGGCGGGACGCTTCGCCCGCGATGCGCTCGAAGATGTCGTTGACGAACGAGTTCATGATGCCCATGGCCTTGGACGAGATGCCGGTGTCCGGATGCACCTGCTTCAGCACCTTGTACACGTAAACGGAATAGCTCTCCTTGCGGCTGCGCTTGCGTTTTTTACCGTCCTTCTTCTGCACTTTCGTGACAGCTTTCTTGGAGCCTTTCTTGGGAGCAGGAGCAGATTTCGCTGGATCCGGCATTTTTGCACGAAGATAACCAACACTCTACTAGAAGCAATCCCAACTGCGGCAAATGGCTTGGTTACGCGCTACTTATAGAGCCTGCATGCAAATGAAGACTAGCACAGTACTGCGTTTTTATTGGTTAAAATCCAATAGTGTCGTCATAGGGGTGGAGTCCATGCAAATAAGGTTCTGTTCGCGCTTCCTTAGTGGTCATTAGAACAAAAGTCATGTTAACCAATCAAAACGTTCCATTTCACACTGACCagtaaattatgtaaagtgtAGTTTCATGTTTGGGGTCTTTTGCTAACTTTCATTTTTGTTAACTTGCATACGATGTAAATCTGAAGCGCCAGCTAAAGATAAGTTAACATTCTATTTTTGCGTCATTTTACTCTATACTTTGTGgaagtttgctttgttttggttctTGAAACAATACctcagctccccccccccccttttttttaacgGTTTGTGCAGCCTGTCTTATGCAGTAAGATGGGATCTTACATACTCGGGACTCAGCACAATGTCCCTTGCCCCCAGTCCTTTTTATCAGTTTTAATCCCAACCAAAAATTTGGGGATCGAGGATTTTGCCAGCCTAGTTTTAGTGACTGTATAATTGAGCCGAAAACCCATTTTCACAACCCCTTATCACTCATGACTACCGTGtcatttaatttctgtattaAGACGTGCTAAAGTTTACGTTATACAGCAGCTTGCTAAGCATTACAAACGACTGGTAGAGCACGGTATCCTCACTAAACTCTCGTCACAGAAATAGCAAGGCAAGCTCTCTAGAGTTAAGTCACAATGTAAGAGCGGTCTTGGCCGAAAACGACCTAGATCCCTAGAGGTCCCTCTGGCATTGGACAATGTTAATTCCACACCCAAACACCTGGGAGTTCCGCCAACCCTCTTCAGCTGTGCACAACAGAAACCGACCGAACTGAAAGCTAGTACAGCCACTCTTTATGAAAGACGTGGGtggctctgaaaagagcctttAGGTCGTCTACCTAGACATAAAGCCTTAGGCCCGCTCCCCGCGGATGCGGCGGGCCAGCTGGATGTCTTTGGGCATGATGGTCACGCGCTTGGCGTGGATGGCGCACAGGTTCGTGTCTTCAAACAGCCCCACCAGGTAGGCCTCGCTCGCCTCCTGCAGCGCCATCACCGCCGAGCTCTGGAAGCGCAGGTCCGTCTTGAAGTCCTGCGCGATCTCGCGCACCAGCCGCTGGAACGGCAGCTTGCGGATCAGCAGCTCGGTCGACTTCTGGTAGCGCCGGATCTCCCGCAGGGCCACGGTGCCCGGTCGGTAGCGGTGCGGCTTCTTCACGCCGCCCGTGGCCGGCGCGCTCTTGCGGGCCGCCTTAGTGGCCAGCTGCTTCCGCGGGGCCTTGCCACCGGTCGACTTGCGGGCGGTCTGCTTCGTCCGCGCCATGTTTCACCAGCTTTGCTCACCAACCCCTCGGCAGCCTTATTTATAGACATAGCCTCGCCTTGATTGGGCCAGAAAAGCTAGGAGTTTCCAGAATTGTATCTCATTGGTTAGAATTCAATCCTATTTATCGGGGCAAAATTCAATcgtttttctctcttcccttattACTTTCCCTTCCCCGTGCTCTTCTATAATTTTATCgatcaaagatttttttcttttttggccttTTCCTTTAAAGCTTTAACTTTTGTAAGAGCAATCTATGCAGTGTTTTTGCACGCTTGGGATGTATGTTTTAACAAGTTCTTTACAAATACAAACGTGCCCTAGGTTTCAGACTGCATTTCCGGTTACTAGTTATTGTAACTCCTCTCCCAAagctaacattttatttagatCCTGACACTGTGCTAAGCGCGTTAGATGCGTTTCATAATGACTATGTTCAACAAAACAATATGCAGCTTAAGGAACCAAAAATTGAACTTAATGTTTACCTGATTCGGAACTCCGCCAAAGCTGTGTGCTGACCGGTACCAACTTACATAGTAGAGCCTTCtgcctttcttttgccttttcccCCTGGAATGCTGTTTTCTCCTCAATCCATCCATGGCTAATTAGATCCTATGGACGAACGCTTCTAAGTCAGGGAAGATAAGCTGGAAATACTCATTTCTCCTTTACAATGTTCAGTAGTTTTAAGTAGTCCAGCTGCTTATCAGTCAGATTGAAAGTTGAAATGTCAAAGCAAATAAAGTATTAGTTGATTACTGAGTTGCTAGCATATTTTCTTCAATAAATTGTTTTCTGATGCTTTAAAGATTTATATCTTTTCTATTCTctaaaaggaaattgaaaatccTTTGCCTTTTAGTTTTTTCATATGCTTTGAAGAATTGCTCCGAAAATTGCATATAATAAAACAACAGTCATGTAAGGTTACCAATGCTTAAAATTATAATAGTTACTATTAAAACTTGTAATGCTTATTTGATTGAaaaagcattatttcatttaaacctTATGAAAACTCAAACCTGAGAACAAAAACAGGCCCAAGAGTCTCAAAACTTACCTTGATAGTGTCAGTAAGAATGATCATCTTCCtgaagtcaaaataaaataaaagtgattcTGAGGGGATTTCCTGAACATTAAACACAAGGtagaaatttatattatatattcaagTCTACTTGGGCAGCTGCAATCTCCTGCTTTAGGGAGAAGATCTAAAATGTCATGCAAATGTGTAACTGTTGTGAACAACTGTCACCCTTTCCTGTGATGGTTTTGTAATAATGCCTTACATATAGAGAGCACTActcagtatttaaaaattctctacatACAGTTTCTCATTTAATCCCAACTCTGTGAAATAGAtgatattttcctcattttatagataaagaaactgagtctcagagaaacTATGACTCATCCTGGACAACTAACAGGGACTGCATAATATTataaagcaaaagaatgaaattacaaTGGATTTCCAGTTTCATCAGGCTTGGTATATTTTAAAGcactgaagaattttctcacCATACAATCAAATTACTCAACTGAACTATTCCCATCAGAAGAGGAAACTGCTCAGGGCGGGCATCTGTATGACAGCCCAAAGCAGCCCACCCCAATGTCACATTTCTttgaaatgttctttaaaaaaaattttttttttaatctatgcaACTCTCGGCCATGATGTATAGATGTGTTCATTTAAACAAGAAAGAGATTCTCAAACTGTCTACTTATATAGAATCCAAGAGTCATGGGATTTGTTTTACCTTTATATCATATCATATAAAACATTCCAAGAGTCCTCCTCTGGCTTAATAAAGAAATATTAAGAATTTCTACTTCTCAGAAACACAGTGATaccaatttaaatattaattccaaggaaaccaatcaaataaaatgaTCAGAATGTACATTTTGAGGTGTTACAGGAAACATCCCTGTGACTATAACAATCTGTGATGGATGGTTGCCTTAGAAGTCACCTTTCAAAACAGAATTCAGATTCCTATTAGTTCAATTTCACCTGGTCTCCGCACTGGACAATAGAGCGCTAGTCCCGTGAGGGTCTCAAAAGACCACGTTATCAGAAACAAGTTGAGAATGCAGAAGAGCCTCTGCTTTGCTGAAGCTGTGGGGAAGAGGGatggttttctcctttaataTCTCTGAAGTTTCTTTCATCAGAAATATTAAGAATCTGCAGTTTTAAGACTGAGCACTGAAATTTCATTATTTAGCactggggggcagggtggggaacaGGCATGAGAAGCTTAAATTTTACCGTGGGAAATGGGCAAAATGTTAATAAGTGAATTATGAGGCATATGTTTTGTAGGTGCATGTGTTTGTTTTAATACAAAAGTAATGgactaaattaaaatacatattccaGGAAGACAATTTGTGTTTAGTTTTTGACTTCAAGTATACCCAGGGCTTCAAGTATCCCTATTGTGAGACTGAATCTTTGGTTTGTGGGCTAGTCGGGCCATGTGCCTGCTTGCCTTTCATTTTGAGTGGCCTGCAGCCCTGGACCAAATTGAAAAGCCATCggattttgagcttttttttcttactccatTTTGAGCTATACTCATTCTCTTAACATCCTGCTCATTGGATAACACCCCCCCCAACCCTGTCCTTAACACTACTGCCTCTACTGTACAGTGAGGGGTCATGCAGGGGAGGCAAAAATTATCCTTGACCCTCTTAGGGTCCCTGGCTGGATCTGAAcattaaactgacaaagacagattaacaggagaaaaacacacAACTGAATTTGAGTTTTTCATGACACAGGAATATTCATAAGGAAACCAAGATCTGAAGAAACAGGCCTGAatgtttttatgccaggtttggtGAAAAGTGGGCAGTCGTGTAGAGATATGAGCAGTGAGATGATGAGTGTGGGTTAGTGTAGTAACCTGGGGGAAACAGCAAGGCCTGTCAGTTAGGGTTCTTCTTTGTATCCCTTTGTTTTTTAGAGAAAACGCTGCTCCTGTCCTCTGGATGTAGGGAGGGCACCTCTCACAAGAGGGTTTTATGACCTGTTTTGGGTGAGAAAGTCGGTGACCCTCCTGCTTCTGtcattttctcaaaatttcttcagcttaaaatattcaacatGCTAAGCTGACACATTTTGGAGTGGCGTGTCCTGAACCCCCTCAGTGGCAGTATACGTCACCCctaaaatatgccactttggtagaaggattattttgagctaaagacACTTGAAAAACAGCAGATGCAAGAAGGGCACTCTGACCTccccttttcttccttaaaacaGGAGATAAAACCCCCACTTGGAAGAGGTCTTCCCGCTACCAGGAGCGTAACCAGGATGGGGaatcaaagccaagagaaatCTGTACAAACAAACCTTATTAAACTAACCCATATCTTCCTATTTACTTCTCCACCTAGTTAACTCCCCTAGTTAACTGCACCTAGTTAACCACCCAAGCCCTTTGGTCTTGTCATATCCCCAGAATTTATTgtactttgttttaaaagatataaataagtgTTGGGGCCTATATAGGTCTTCAGCTTCCTTCTGAAGATTCTTGTGTACACAGAAAAGTATTTAAATTGGTATGCTTTTTCCCTTTTAACCAGActtatgtcagtttaattctcaGGCCCAATCACATGATCTAAGATGTAGAAGAAAAATTTTTCCCTCTGCTACAAGTTTACAATTTCTGACTTTCCAACGTAACAGATCCCTGTGGACTGCAGTAGGTTAAACTAATGTTACACAGTATTTCAAAGTTATACAAAtgaggatttttgttgttgttgttccattAACCATCCTCATGAGATTTAAGCTACATTTTGTGGGAATTTTAAGgtctatgtttgtttgtttataatagaaataaattggactttttttttttttttttttttttttttttttaatgttcaggcCACAGACGTTAGCATGACACTACTTTTGGTCTGTGGGGAAAATTAAGACAGAATGGTCACAACTCAAATGACACATAGCctgtctgcaaaaaaaaaaaaaaaaaaaagtattttttaacataCCTTCTTCctcaatatttctttcatttaatttttgtaatcaccagcatgtatatattatttcatttaatattcacagcTACATGTGaattgctttctcagtctgaacTTCTTGCAACTGGGAAGGGGAGAGTTTAttttggagagaattttgtttagGTAATGCGTGATTAGGCTCCTGGGAGGAGGATGAAAAGTATTGAAAG
This genomic interval carries:
- the LOC105071778 gene encoding histone H2B type 2-F isoform X4 encodes the protein MPDPAKSAPAPKKGSKKAVTKVQKKDGKKRKRSRKESYSVYVYKVLKQVHPDTGISSKAMGIMNSFVNDIFERIAGEASRLAHYNKRSTITSREIQTAVRLLLPGELAKHAVSEGTKAVTKYTSSKWTLEVTASSAH
- the LOC105071778 gene encoding histone H2B type 2-F isoform X3, with product MPDPAKSAPAPKKGSKKAVTKVQKKDGKKRKRSRKESYSVYVYKVLKQVHPDTGISSKAMGIMNSFVNDIFERIAGEASRLAHYNKRSTITSREIQTAVRLLLPGELAKHAVSEGTKAVTKYTSSKAGEWTVICIETYKNDSLIFCHDFQTNISFLN
- the LOC105071778 gene encoding histone H2B type 2-F isoform X6, which translates into the protein MPDPAKSAPAPKKGSKKAVTKVQKKDGKKRKRSRKESYSVYVYKVLKQVHPDTGISSKAMGIMNSFVNDIFERIAGEASRLAHYNKRSTITSREIQTAVRLLLPGELAKHAVSEGTKAVTKYTSSKMQ
- the LOC105071778 gene encoding histone H2B type 2-F isoform X5, translated to MPDPAKSAPAPKKGSKKAVTKVQKKDGKKRKRSRKESYSVYVYKVLKQVHPDTGISSKAMGIMNSFVNDIFERIAGEASRLAHYNKRSTITSREIQTAVRLLLPGELAKHAVSEGTKAVTKYTSSNCAMK
- the LOC105071778 gene encoding histone H2B type 2-F isoform X2, producing MPDPAKSAPAPKKGSKKAVTKVQKKDGKKRKRSRKESYSVYVYKVLKQVHPDTGISSKAMGIMNSFVNDIFERIAGEASRLAHYNKRSTITSREIQTAVRLLLPGELAKHAVSEGTKAVTKYTSSKFWSGFRTFKIYCQCTFNQRSPGRHSWLNKLGLLLRSGGRTHHGGLWGSQQEPVCLLLGLHVYPFCCAMK
- the LOC105071775 gene encoding histone H3; the encoded protein is MARTKQTARKSTGGKAPRKQLATKAARKSAPATGGVKKPHRYRPGTVALREIRRYQKSTELLIRKLPFQRLVREIAQDFKTDLRFQSSAVMALQEASEAYLVGLFEDTNLCAIHAKRVTIMPKDIQLARRIRGERA